A genomic stretch from Acetobacter ascendens includes:
- a CDS encoding DUF2075 domain-containing protein yields MSDFQSENIENNNAKKKLYPFQKLSSAQECLKKDILEFCKDHQKDEHAIFVIEGDAGTGKSLVINSIFNDLQRMSRSNPKGDCFSGKENYLIVNHPEMMKLYINISEDFPYIRKKDFERPTTFINKMNKLKKRADVVLIDEAHLLLTRPDKYNRFNQNNHLEEIIRLARIVILVFDENQVLKFKSYWNKNTLSKILEGFPVKTFYLTDQFRMHANADVLEWIKNFCSKKVTTFPKKQDFDFRYFEDAQAMYALIKQKNSQCGLSRIVATYDYPYRLDGKEHFIDEGRFHLRWDLSKPDEKLPWAERPDTINEVGSVYTVQGFDLNYVGLILGPSVMYDVQADCLRLDPSRYEDGAAFAGKDGLTQPEQVKEQIMLNAMNVLMTRAVKGLYLYAHDPALKKKLLQEQALRS; encoded by the coding sequence ATGTCTGATTTTCAGAGTGAAAATATTGAAAACAACAATGCAAAAAAGAAACTTTATCCATTCCAAAAGTTATCTTCTGCACAAGAATGTTTAAAGAAGGATATTCTTGAGTTTTGTAAAGATCATCAAAAAGATGAACATGCTATTTTTGTTATTGAAGGAGATGCCGGAACAGGAAAAAGCCTTGTTATAAATTCTATATTTAATGATTTGCAGCGTATGTCTAGAAGCAACCCGAAAGGAGACTGTTTTTCTGGAAAAGAAAACTACCTTATTGTGAATCATCCTGAGATGATGAAGCTATATATAAATATATCGGAAGACTTTCCATACATCAGAAAAAAGGATTTTGAGCGTCCAACAACATTTATCAATAAAATGAATAAATTAAAAAAGAGAGCGGATGTTGTGCTGATTGACGAAGCGCATCTACTTTTAACACGTCCTGATAAATACAATAGATTTAACCAAAACAATCATCTTGAAGAGATTATAAGGCTTGCCCGTATTGTTATTCTTGTTTTTGATGAAAATCAGGTTCTAAAATTTAAAAGTTACTGGAATAAAAATACACTTTCAAAAATATTAGAAGGATTTCCGGTTAAAACATTCTATCTGACAGATCAATTTCGAATGCATGCAAACGCAGATGTTTTGGAATGGATAAAAAATTTCTGCTCAAAAAAAGTGACAACCTTCCCAAAAAAGCAGGATTTTGATTTCAGATATTTTGAAGATGCTCAAGCAATGTACGCGTTAATCAAACAGAAAAATAGCCAATGCGGATTGTCGCGCATCGTTGCAACTTATGATTATCCTTACAGATTGGATGGCAAAGAGCACTTTATTGATGAAGGACGTTTTCATCTGCGGTGGGATCTTTCAAAACCGGATGAAAAATTGCCTTGGGCAGAACGGCCAGACACCATCAATGAAGTTGGATCTGTTTACACAGTGCAGGGGTTTGATCTGAACTATGTAGGCCTCATTCTAGGTCCATCCGTTATGTACGATGTACAAGCAGATTGCTTGCGCTTAGACCCCTCGCGTTATGAAGATGGTGCAGCATTTGCGGGAAAGGATGGCTTGACGCAACCAGAACAAGTGAAGGAGCAAATTATGCTCAACGCCATGAATGTACTTATGACAAGGGCTGTTAAAGGGTTGTATCTTTATGCGCATGATCCCGCGTTAAAAAAGAAACTGCTGCAAGAACAAGCGTTACGCAGCTAA
- a CDS encoding NifU family protein — MFIETEGTPNPATLKFLPGQAVMGDAGTIDFIDADAVAGRSPLAEALFALPGVSRVFLGNDFVSVTKADSEDWEELRPQILSTLMDHFVAGHPVVAEGVAVTEDATAPEDEEIVTQIKELLDTRVRPAVAGDGGDIVFRGYRNGIVRLTMQGACSGCPSSRATLKHGVENMLRHYVPEVVSVEQVD, encoded by the coding sequence ATGTTCATAGAAACCGAAGGCACACCCAATCCTGCAACGCTCAAATTTTTGCCTGGGCAGGCTGTTATGGGAGATGCTGGTACCATTGATTTTATTGATGCTGATGCCGTAGCGGGCCGTTCTCCTTTGGCAGAGGCTTTGTTTGCACTTCCAGGTGTTTCTCGCGTGTTTTTGGGGAACGACTTTGTTTCTGTAACAAAAGCGGATTCCGAAGATTGGGAAGAATTGCGCCCTCAAATTCTGTCCACCCTCATGGATCATTTTGTAGCCGGGCACCCTGTGGTGGCAGAAGGCGTAGCTGTTACGGAAGATGCCACCGCGCCGGAAGACGAAGAAATTGTGACCCAGATCAAAGAGCTGCTGGATACGCGTGTGCGCCCAGCCGTAGCAGGTGATGGCGGTGATATTGTTTTCCGTGGCTATCGCAACGGCATTGTGCGGTTGACCATGCAGGGTGCCTGTTCAGGGTGTCCATCTTCTCGCGCAACGCTTAAGCATGGTGTGGAAAATATGCTGCGGCATTACGTGCCAGAAGTGGTTTCTGTCGAACAGGTAGACTAA